Sequence from the Euryarchaeota archaeon genome:
CTCCACCCGGTCATTGACGTGGGAGTTTGAAGAGAAGAGGTCCTTCAACCCGTCGTTATTCAAGTCGAAGATGCCGTTGCTCCAGCCGCTGGAGAAGATGCTCAAGCGGCCGAGACGGCTCCGGTGGGTGAAGTCATCAAAAATCCCCCCGCCCTCGTTGTGGAAGTAGCTGAACATCTCGTTGGAGATGGCGGTGACGAAGAGGTCGGGCAGGCCGTCGTTGTCCACGTCGCGAAAATCCGCGCCCATGTAGGAGAGGGCGGCGCCGTCGCCGTTGTAGGCGACCCCGGCGCGCAGCCCGACTTCTTCGAACGTGCCGTCGCCTTTGTTGCGAAAGAGGAAGTTGCGCGTAGTGTCGTTGGCGACGAACACGTCGAGGGTGCCGTCCGCATCGTAGTCCGCAAACGCAACTCCCATCCCCTTGCCGAGGTTCCGGCCGATTCCCGAGGCGGCGGAGACGTCGGTGAAGGTCCCGTCGCGGTTGTTGTGATAGAGCGTGTTTGGCAAGGGATCGAATTCGCCCGGGTGGCAGTAAACGCGCACGCCGGTGAACCGCGAGCCGCAGAAGGGGTCCTTGTCGAAACCCCAGACGCAGTAGTTCACCACGAAGAGGTCGAGCCAGTCGTCGTTGTCGTAGTCGAACCAGCCGGCGCAAATGGACCACATCTTGCCGTGCTCGGCGTCGGCCCCCGGCACCCCGGCGCGCTCGGTGACGTCGGTGAAGGTCCCGTCGCCATTGTTGCGGTAGAGGATGTTGCGATTCACGCCCGCAACGTAAAGGTCTTGCCAGCCGTCGTTGTCGTAGTCTGCGGCCGCCACGCCCATTGAAAAGCCTTCGCCCTTCACGCCGGCCGTTTCGGTGACGTCGGTGAACGTCCCGTCGCCGTTGTTTCGATACAACCGGTTCCAGTACTCGGGGCCGGTCTTGGCGAGTTCCGGGATCTTGGCGCCGTTTACGAAATAGATGTCGAGCCGGTCGTCGTTGTTGTAGTCGAAGAGCGCCACGCCGCCCACCATGGGCTCAATCTGATATTTGTTGGGCGTCGCGCTGTTGCGGAGAGCGAAGCCCACGCCTGAAGGGAAAGCAATATTCTCGAAGCGCACCGGCGCGACTGGCGCCGAAGGTTTGCGGGCGCCGGAAAACGAGAATCGGACA
This genomic interval carries:
- a CDS encoding CRTAC1 family protein yields the protein MKRTFLSVSLTGTIAGGFALVGLAAGLWCGAVRFSFSGARKPSAPVAPVRFENIAFPSGVGFALRNSATPNKYQIEPMVGGVALFDYNNDDRLDIYFVNGAKIPELAKTGPEYWNRLYRNNGDGTFTDVTETAGVKGEGFSMGVAAADYDNDGWQDLYVAGVNRNILYRNNGDGTFTDVTERAGVPGADAEHGKMWSICAGWFDYDNDDWLDLFVVNYCVWGFDKDPFCGSRFTGVRVYCHPGEFDPLPNTLYHNNRDGTFTDVSAASGIGRNLGKGMGVAFADYDADGTLDVFVANDTTRNFLFRNKGDGTFEEVGLRAGVAYNGDGAALSYMGADFRDVDNDGLPDLFVTAISNEMFSYFHNEGGGIFDDFTHRSRLGRLSIFSSGWSNGIFDLNNDGLKDLFSSNSHVNDRVEMELNVPFKQRNAIYANLGEVFSNISDAAGQDFQVADAHRGAAFGDLDNDGRIDVVVSRFDAPAEVFRNLSSNGHHWLMVKPVGRLSNRDGIGARLKLEAASGTQYNHVTTSVGYASSSDRRVHFGLGRDTVVKKLEILWPSGIRQELTDIPADQILTVVEPASRNP